The window CGACGGCGTCGTGGCGGCGGACCAGACGCTGCGCAAGTTCAGTGACACCATCGTCGCCCTCGGCGGCCCGCGCTACGACTGGCGGCAGATCGACCCGATCGACGGCCAGGACGGCGGCCAGCCCGGCGGAAACATCCGCGTGGCTTTCCTGTTCAACCCGGCGCGTGTGTCCTTTGTGGACAAGCCGGGTGGCGACGCGGTCACCCCGATCGAGGTCACTCAGGGCGAGTTCCCGTTCCAGGCCAAGCTTTCGATCTCCCCGGGCCGCATCGAGCCGGGCGACGAGGCGTGGGAGAACAGCCGCAAGCCGCTGGTCGGCGAGTTCACCTTCCGCGGCAAGCCGGTGGTCGTGGTGACCAACCACTTCAACTCCAAGGGCGGCGACCAGCCGCTGTTCGGCCGCTTCCAGCCGCCGAACCGCAGCTCCGAGGTGCAGCGGCTCAAGCAGGCCGCGCTGGTCAACGCGTTCGCGCGCAAGATCACCGACATCGATCCGTTCGCGAACCTGGTGGTGCTGGGCGACATCAACGACTTCCAGTTCTCCCCGGTGATGGCGAAGCTGACCGAGGGCGGCGCGCTGCGGGCGCTGATCGACGACCTGCCCGTGACCGAGCGCTACAGCTACGTCTTCCAGGGCAACGCCCAGGCGCTCGACCACATCACGGTGAGCCCGTTCATCTTCCGGGCGGACTACGACATCGTGCACATCAACGCCGAGTTCGCCGACCAGGCGAGCGACCACGACCCGCAGGTCGTGCGGTTCCACCCGACCAGCATCCCCTGGCCGAGCAGCTAGATCCCGACCACAGCGGGCCCGCGTCACGGTGACGCGGGCCCGCTGTGCTTTGGTGGTCTTAAAGCGACAAGCAGAGAAGGTGAGCAGATGAGCGACCGCCCGGCTCGGCGAGACCCGTCGAAGTTGGTGGAAGCCCCAGGTTTCCGCGACTACGTCCGCGACGACTGGGGTCCGGCCGACCGCCGGGTCCGCGCGGTCCCCGGTGCCGCGGAGGCCGCCGCCGCGCACCGCGCCCGGCTCTCCGCCGCGTTCCCCGGCAAGCGCATCGCCGTGGGCGCGGGTCGCGCGCCCGTGCGATCCAACGACACGGACTACGAGTTCCGCGCCGACAGCGACTTCGCCTGGCTCACCGGCTGCTACGCCGAGGGCGCCGTGCTCGTCATGCACCCGGTCGGCGACGGCCACGACGCCGTCCTGCACCTGCGCGAACCCGCCGGGCCCGCCGAGGCGGACTTCTTCGCCAACGCCCGCGACGGCGAGCTGTGGATCGGCGCCGCCCCCGGCCTCGCCGAATGGGCCGAGGCCCTCGGCATCGCCTGCCGCCCGCTGGAGGAACTGCCCAAGGTCCTGCGCGGGCAGCTGCCCGAGGTGCTGGCCGCCAAGGGCGTGGAGCCGCTGCTCGACGCGCTGGTCGGGGCGCACAGCTCCGAGCTGCGCACCACCCTCGCCGAGCTGCGCCGGATCAAGGACGACTGGGAGATCGGGCAGCTCCAGGCCGCCGTCGACGCGACCGTGCTCGGCTTCGCCGACGTCGCCCGCGAACTCCCCGAAGCCGTGCGTGGCGGCGGTGAGCGCTGGCTGCAGGGCACCTTCGACCGGCGCGCCCGCACCCTGGGCAACGGCCCCGGCTACGCCTCGATCGTCGCCGCGGGTGAGCACGCGCCGGTGCTGCACTGGACCCGGTGCGACGGCCCGGTCGCCGAGGACGGCGTGCTGCTGCTCGACGCGGGCGTCGAGATGGGCACCCTCTACACCGCCGACGTGACCCGGACGTTCCCCGTGTCCGGCGAATTCAGCGACGCCCAGGCGCGGGTTTACGACTTGGTTTACGAAGCGCACGTCGCGGCGATGGCCGAGGTCCGCCCGGGTCGCGAATACAAGGCCTTCCACGACACCGCCATGCGCGTGCTCGCCGAGGGCCTGCACGACTGGGGCCTGCTGCCGGGGTCGGTCGACAAGTCGCTCGACCCGCGGGGGCAGCACCACCGCCGCTACATCGTCTGCGGAGTCGGTCACCTGCTCGGCCTCGACGTGCACGATTGCGCCCGCGCGAGCGCGGAGTCGTACCACGAAGGGGTGCTCGAAGTAGGTATGGCGCTGACTGTCGAGCCCGGCCTGTACTTCCACCCGAACGACCTCACCGTGCCCCCGGAGCTGCGCGGAATCGGTGTGCGGATCGAGGACGACCTGATCGTCACCGCCACCGGCAACCAGGTCATCTCCGACGCGCTGCCCATCACCCGCGACGGGATAGCCGAGTGGGTCCGGGCTCGCGCAGGTAGCCTCGGCTCCTAAGTGGAGTACACAGTCAGGGGAGCGAAGGAGGGCGTCGTGTCGAACACAGACCACGACACTCGCACGAACGAGGTCAAGGCAGGTAAGCACGCCGCCCCGGAGGGAGCCGAGCGGCATCCGCTGATCGACCTGTCCCGGGATCCGAACCCGGGTCGCGCCGACCACGCCGCGCCGGACGACGAAGCCTGATCTACCAGGTGAAACGCAGGTCATCCCGCGGGATGGCCTGCGTTTGTCGTACCTGGGGTGCACCATGGCCCCATGCGAACACATGATCGAGAGACGCGGGGGTCGGTCGCGGTGCTTGCGGCCCGGCTGACCGAGGCCGCCGCGGTGCGGTCTCGGGGCACGCCCCAGGCCGTCTCGGCTTATGTCCGCGACGTGGCCGCGCACGGGCCGGAGCAGGCGGGCGCCGCCGCCGCGTCCGCCATGGGGCACACGGTCGAGTTGCTCTGGCGGCGCGGCTGGCTGCCCGCCGACGTCGTGGCGGCGACACCCCGTTCGCTGTCCACCCTCGTGGTCGACGTCGTGGCGGCGCAGACCGCCCAGTACCGGCAGCTGCATCCGCGCTGGCGGCAACAGCTCGCGGAGATCGGCGCGGACGTCTGGTGGACCGGCGCGCACCTGCCCCTCTGGGCGGAACGCAAACGCTTGTCCCTGGTTGAGGCCCTGGCCAGGGTGGTCGACCTCATCGCGGCGCTGATGGTGCTGCCGCAACTGCCCCACCTGGTCCCCGCGCCGGGGGAGTCCTTCGCTCGCGAGACCAAACCGACCGGCGTGGACGCCCGGGTGCTGATCCGGGTCCGAGGCTTGCTCGCCAAGGCGGAGTCGACGGCGTTCCCGGAGGAGGCGGAGGCACTCTCGGCCAAGGCCCAGGAGCTGATGGCCCGCTACGCGTTCGAGCAGGCCGTGGTGGAGGGCATCGACGACCGCCCGCAGGACGCCGCCGCCCACCGCTTATGGCTCGAAGCGCCCTACCAGGGACCGAAGGCGCAGCTGGTCGACGTCGTGGCGGGCGCGAACCGGTGTCGGGCGGTGTTCTACCCAAAGCTCGGGTGCGTGGTGCTGGTCGGCCACGAGACCGACGTGGAGATCGTCACCATGCTGTCCCGGTCCCTGCAGGTGCAGGCCGAACACGCCCTCGGTGGGTCGCCGTCGCGCGGCCGCGCGTACCGGCACTCGTTCCTGGTCGCCTACGCCCACCGCATCCGGGAGCGACTCGCGGGCGCGGGAGCACCGGCGGCTTCTGCCGACACCCGGCTCGTGCCGGTCCTGGCCAAGCGGGACGCGGCGGTGACGGCCAGGTTCGAGGCGATGTTCCCCGGCGTCCGCGTCCGCCGCTCGTCGGTGAGCAGCGCCGACGGCTGGGGCGCGGGCGTGCTGGCCGCCGACCGGGCCGACCTGCACCCGGGCCGCAGGCGAATAGCGGGCTGACCCCGGACATGGGCGAACGGGCCCACCGGTCATCCGGTGGACCCGTTCACAGTGCTCGATCAGAGCGGTCGATCAGTCTCCGCTTACGCGGGGATGGTCAGCACCTGGCCCGGGTGGATCATGTCCGGGTTGGAGACGCCGCTGGCCTGCGCGATCTTCATGTACTGGTTCGCGTCGCCGTAGAACTGCTTGGCGATCTTGGACAGCGTGTCACCCGGCTCGACCGTGTAGGTCTGGGTCGCGGGGGCGGCGGGCGCGGCCTGCGCCTGCGGGGCCGCCTGAGCGGGCTCGGGCTGCGGGGTGTTGCTGGCCCACACGTTGGTGCCGCCCTGGCGGACGCACAGGTTGCCGTCGTTCTCCAGCACCAGGCGGGAGCCGTCCTTGCCGCTGGTCTCGCTCGACCACACAGCCTCGTTGTTTTCCTTGTACAGAACGAAGTTTCCGTCGGCCTGCATCTCGGCCCGGACCGCGCCGGAGCCCTTGGCGTTGGCCGACCAGGTGGGCATTCCCTCGGTGGCCAGGACCAGGTTGCCGTCGTCCTGCATCTCCAGGTAGTGCCTGCCGTTGGCGGAGTGAATCTTCTGGCCCACGGCCAGGCTCGAACCGGATTCCAGTGCGTCAGCCACGTGATTTCCTTTGCTCTTCGACGATAACCGCGACCTGGGGCCGCGGGCCGAGGCTAAGCCCGCGACACCCATCCCCGCGCGTTGGTGGATCCGCTGCGCAGGACCCCGGGTTGCGTGCGCTTTTCCTGTGCCGCAACAACTTCTGACCACCGTTCACCGGGCGGCCATGGGGCATATTCACCCGACCGGGGGGTTTCCGGTGAACGTTGGGCCCGGCGGGGGCGCGCACGCCCGGACCTGCGTCCGACCTCCCGTTTTGGGTGGCCAAACCCGCCTGCGGTACCCTCTTGCGCGTTGGAGGA is drawn from Actinokineospora alba and contains these coding sequences:
- a CDS encoding LysM peptidoglycan-binding domain-containing protein; its protein translation is MADALESGSSLAVGQKIHSANGRHYLEMQDDGNLVLATEGMPTWSANAKGSGAVRAEMQADGNFVLYKENNEAVWSSETSGKDGSRLVLENDGNLCVRQGGTNVWASNTPQPEPAQAAPQAQAAPAAPATQTYTVEPGDTLSKIAKQFYGDANQYMKIAQASGVSNPDMIHPGQVLTIPA
- a CDS encoding aminopeptidase P family protein — protein: MSDRPARRDPSKLVEAPGFRDYVRDDWGPADRRVRAVPGAAEAAAAHRARLSAAFPGKRIAVGAGRAPVRSNDTDYEFRADSDFAWLTGCYAEGAVLVMHPVGDGHDAVLHLREPAGPAEADFFANARDGELWIGAAPGLAEWAEALGIACRPLEELPKVLRGQLPEVLAAKGVEPLLDALVGAHSSELRTTLAELRRIKDDWEIGQLQAAVDATVLGFADVARELPEAVRGGGERWLQGTFDRRARTLGNGPGYASIVAAGEHAPVLHWTRCDGPVAEDGVLLLDAGVEMGTLYTADVTRTFPVSGEFSDAQARVYDLVYEAHVAAMAEVRPGREYKAFHDTAMRVLAEGLHDWGLLPGSVDKSLDPRGQHHRRYIVCGVGHLLGLDVHDCARASAESYHEGVLEVGMALTVEPGLYFHPNDLTVPPELRGIGVRIEDDLIVTATGNQVISDALPITRDGIAEWVRARAGSLGS
- a CDS encoding DUF2786 domain-containing protein, with the translated sequence MRTHDRETRGSVAVLAARLTEAAAVRSRGTPQAVSAYVRDVAAHGPEQAGAAAASAMGHTVELLWRRGWLPADVVAATPRSLSTLVVDVVAAQTAQYRQLHPRWRQQLAEIGADVWWTGAHLPLWAERKRLSLVEALARVVDLIAALMVLPQLPHLVPAPGESFARETKPTGVDARVLIRVRGLLAKAESTAFPEEAEALSAKAQELMARYAFEQAVVEGIDDRPQDAAAHRLWLEAPYQGPKAQLVDVVAGANRCRAVFYPKLGCVVLVGHETDVEIVTMLSRSLQVQAEHALGGSPSRGRAYRHSFLVAYAHRIRERLAGAGAPAASADTRLVPVLAKRDAAVTARFEAMFPGVRVRRSSVSSADGWGAGVLAADRADLHPGRRRIAG